Below is a window of Oryza brachyantha chromosome 10, ObraRS2, whole genome shotgun sequence DNA.
taaccaGCTGGTTTTGcacatttgcatgcatgtgccGACCGATCGACGTCGTATTAATTGTTACTAATTAATCAGTCTTAAGCgactttaatatatatgcatgcatgattcccgtttgattttctttttaattagcTCTAGGCTTAAAGAACAAACCATAGCTATATGAACGAAGCTCATGAGTAGTATCATATATAATCTAGGAATATATATGGGATACCATATCAGAATTATCGTGGTCTAGATAATCCCCAGCATACTACATTACAGCTAGCCTACCTTAcacaatatattatattatttatatccaTGCAAGTAATGCACAATTTTAACGTAATGATACAAGTACGCACACGGCACACTTGGACTGCTCGATGTACAATTAATAATGCATGCGTGCAACTCGCCAACTGGTATGCATGAACTCTGACTACTCTGAATTAATCCGAAGTTAGAACAAGCTAGATAGGTGGAACAAGTCTAGAATTTTCAGAACCGACAGACGTAGCCAGCTACAGTACCTAATAGTAGTATGCATGATTTTATCTATCTGCGACATTCAATGTGCTGACCACCATCATCTATGATCAGTAATTCAGTAGATCCAACCATTAAAATGTGATCATCTCTCGGAAATGCTATACATTACTTAACATATTTCAGAGAAAATCACACGAatgttataagatattttgatgCTTTCATACGAGTGTTAATAAATccggacatatatatataaaatataacacCACTGTTCTAAAATGTAATCATTTCTAGAGATACGTGAGaatgataaaagaaaagttATAATTGGTTAAGACAAGGAGCTTGATAGAGAAATATCTACATTTTCGAGCTAACAGTGAGTGATAGAAAAAATcgttattttagaatggagtgGGTATTtactaattcatatataaatattgatataaccaaaatatattgtaatttGGAATAGATGGAGTACATTATTTGAATCGAGTAAATGTGTATGAGTGACACATTCCTATCTCTGACAAACAAGTATTGACTTacactagatttatatgaatactaataaatttagacacatgtatataatatattcacCGATATATGGATTTAGGGGCGGAGCTAGCCATGACTGTCAGAGTCAGATGAACCCTAACGATATTTTTCACTGGCTTCATCTCAGCTCCGGCGATTCCGGCGACGCACGGCCACTATTCGCTTTCCGATCGAAAACTTGCTCTCGCCGGCGCATGGAGCTCCGGCCAGCGTGCCATGCCATCCACTGCTTCTGCCAGCTTGTAAGAGCGGCCAGCTCATGAGTACTACTCGTGCCGGACTTCCGCTAAATCTATCTGGGGCATCGCAGCTATATGGGCCTTTTGGAGCCCAAGCTAGAGTACAAATGGGCCGTGACTGGAAGCCCACGCGTTTTTGTGCGTGTTtggaaaaatagaaattatagCGAATGTGTAAGCCATATGCCGATTATCttattgatgaaaaatatgaatacAACTGGTGTTACAACTTGTGACAATTCAGGAATGGTAAAGTacgtacaatatatatatagactcCCCTGTAAATGCAGAAACTATCGAGTAATGTAATCTCAAGAGAATTATTCCGTGATTAATCTTCAATCATGCAACTCATCAGCCAGCCATGTTGCATGCAAACCAAACTCACGATCGAATACCGTGCATTCACGGTTGAATATAATTGAGCACGTTTTAGCAGGTGAAGTCGGATGGGCAGATCTTGCCGCAGTGGTTGAGGATGAGGCTGAGGTCGACGGGGACGTTGAGGTTGAGGCCCAGCACGTTGGCCTTGATGGCGGTGCAGAggcagacggcggcgtcgaggtCGACGAGCCCGTCGAGCAGCGGGCAGCAGTCGTCGGGGCCGGCCCCGATCTTCACGCCGACCAACCCCAGCACGTTGGCGCACACCCGCAGCTTCAGAGCGTCGATCGGGCAGCGGCCATGGCGGTGGTACGACGGCGTCGGCACCACGGGCGGCGTCGGGATgaccggccgaccgccgccggagcAGTGGGGCTCACAGCCatgcacggcgacggcgaggaggagaatGCTCAGTGCAAGAAGAGGAGCGACCTTGGTGGATGCCATTGCTAGTCGTTCTTAGTTACACTGAAGCACTGAAGTGATCGAGCTTCAGCTAGCTAGGCTGCTTTAGCTTCAGTGTTGCTTTGGGATGGTCTGGTTGCATTGAGGTGTCTGGTATTTATAGCCGAGCTATCTGTTGGGATATGGCTAGAATATTTGCGTAAATTTCTGCTCGATCGGTagttgcatgcatgattgatGATTGCCTGGTTGTACATGTACTGCATGCATGGGCCAGTTGTTCGTGTGAGATAGGACAAGATTTTGCCAGGAGGGAACAGATATTGGTTGAATTAGACCATCGGTTCAAGATAAACAAACAgttgtattttttgaaatatgagTGCTTGCTATGCTGACTAATGTTACTTGCTTCGAGCTATACTTTGGTTAGAGTTTTATGCCAAGTAGGTGTACATAATACGTACGTCGTGCCATACATAATCTCCATTCATCCTACATTATTCTGCATTCTGGAGCTTACCCAGAGTCGCTATACGCCATACACTCGTAGACGACGGGATGGCCAGCCTCTATGAATTGTATAAGCCAGCTGGATGCATGCATTTACATGCATGTACCAATTgaccatttttgtttttagcgCTATAGGTCGCTAATGAACAAAAGCGGATCAGTGTACTGATTCTGAACGAAGTACACCATGCATCTAGCTGTGAGTTCTTGACATCTACTACTACATATACTCTGTCATTACAAACACCAAGGACAAAAAAATATGGGCTTAATTTGGCTACCTGCATCGGGAGCTGATCCCCAGGATCACGCTACGGGATTATATTAACTAATCACACCGTCAGAATATTATTGATCGGATCATACCATAGCCCATAGGAATGCTGATCAGATGATGAACAGGTTGACTCTTCATGTGAACAAAAATGGCTGGAAGCCTATACAGGCTAGTTTGCATCAGACAAAGGCATATAGCAACATGAATGAATTGGTGTGCTAAGCATGCGAATTTCTTTAATCATCATCGTTCCAGACAGCTTATTCGAACCAGCGCTATTACATTCTCTGTCACTTACTCTGTCAGTGTTTCAGCGTATCTCATGCAACTGCATGCTCTGCaatatataaacatgcaaGGAAATTGCTCAACTTCCCACTATATAAAATCATGGAAAAAATTATGTCTCTCTGACATGTTaggttttgtttcttttactgtACTAAGCAAGCAATTTCCTATATATACTCCTTCCATTTTTTCaattgacgccgttgactttggatccatatttgaccatttgtcttattaaaaaaattactcccttccctccgtttcataatgtaagactttctagccttgcatagattcatataggtgctaatgaatctagacatatatataaattatatacattcatcaattgatgaatttaggcaagactagaaagtctttgAATATAAACCGGTggtagtatataattattgattattttgttatgatttgatttattattaaaataactttaagtatgatttacaattttgcatatttagataaaaattttaagcaaGACAAATAGACAaacataaattcaaaatttaactgcgttaattaaaaaaaatcaaaggaagTATATATGCAATGGTGACTGTCATGGAAGAATTAAGGCGACGGAGCTCTGGTGGCGAGTGGAACATCCTGTCGATCTTGCTGAGCTCCGTTGGCTATCCACCGTGGAACGGCACTGGTCTGCTCAGTTTTGGGAGGATTCAGTCCAAACTTGATGGCTCAAGTAGGCCCAGACTTGCCGGAGGCTTTATATTCGTTGGTATTGAATGCGGACTAAGttaaaatctttttttaagaacacgTTATAATATAGACGGTCACAAAGCACGCTCTTATAATTACTAAGCTACCGGCTCTTTCGCAAAATCGATAACTCTATGACTCAACTTCAATAACATATACTAGTTCAAAGGCGTTGATTGGTCGAAAGCCTACTCCGGCTGGTCATTTGCCGGGTCAACAAGTTCAATCATCAAATCTCTACTATTACAAAAGTAAGTAAGATTCAGTCATTTGTTTGCGCTCGTGTGATTATTTCTTCAATACAACTCACGCTCAACTAAAGTACAAAATAAGAAGATTGTGGGTTTTGATCCCAATCTCCAACATAGTTGTTTTGAATTTCCTTGCGAGACTCTTCCTCCACGTGGATTCTCAGTAAAATGGAAATGTAATTtatctttaatattttttaaaaaatatagaaatacaattaacaATGAAAATGGTATCGCAATAGCGTTAAGGtttcttttctatattttttaaaaaactaagcAGATATTTTGTCTAAATAGAAAGTGAAATTCACATCTAATTTGGATTTTACTCCACCGTTCGAGAATTGCACGatatataagaaaagaaagcgAACATGTCTCCATTACAACATTACGTTgatataacaatataaataaataaatatcagtACAAAATATGTAACGGGTGTTGCGAACTTATTACAAGGTGATTAAAAACAAGGATGATGCAATATGAATATATAGCGAACAGCGAACTGCAAATGGCAAAGCATGCAAACAAAACATTTATCCTTCCAGTTATTGCACGCGGCTCATCTAGCATGTGAAGTCAGATGGGCAGATCTTGCCGCAGTGGTTGAGGATGAGGCTGAGATCGACGGGGACGTTGAGGTTGAGCCCCAGCACGTTGGCCTTGATGGCGGTGCAGAggcagacggcggcgtcgaggtCGACGAGCCCGTCGAGCAGCGGGCAGCAGTCGTCGGGGCCGGCCCCGATCTTCACGCCGACCAACCCCAGCACGTTGGCGCACACCCGCAGCTTCAGAGCGTCGATCGGGCAGCGGCCATGGCGGTGGTACGACGGCGTCGGCACCACGGGCGGCGTCGGGATGACCGGCCGACCGCCGGAGCAGTGGGGCTCACAGCCATGCACCGCGGCGACGGccaagaggaggaggctgagGGCAAGGAGAGGAGCAGCCTTGGTGGATGCCATTGCTAGTCGTTCTTAGTTACACTGAAGCACTGAAGTGATCGAGTTTCAGCTAGCTAGGCTGCTTTAGCTTCAGTGTTGCTTTGGGATGGATTGGTTGCATTGAGGTGTACGGTATTTATAGCCCAGAGCCCCAGATATCTGTTGGGATAGAGCTAGAATATTAATTTGCATTTCTGCTTGATCGATCGCTagttgcatgcatgattgatGATTGCCTGGTTCTGCACTGCATGCATGGGCCAGTTGTTCGTGTGAGATAGGACAAGATTTTGCCAGGAGGGAACAGGTATTGGTTGAATTAGAGACCATCGATTCATGCAGAAGCAAGTTGAACAGTTgcgtttcatttttttttttagaaaataaaaagaagataagTGCTTGATACGCCAACTTTATATTACTTGCTTTGAGCTATGCTTTGGTTAGAGTTTTGTGCTATGAATATGTGCATATAATCGGTTATAAAGTAGAAACCGAATTGCTAATATAATGTCCAGTAAGTATAGATATAATTTTGGAAGAACTCCTGGTAGCGACTGAATCTATCCATATGCCAATAATTTCGGAGTTCGACAATGTTGAGGTGACCCAAACTTTGGTGCAGAACTGTTTGCCAAGAACCTCCTGAGCAGCAACAATTACTGAAGTGAATGGGGTGTGATGTACAGTGTCTTCAGAGTGTGCAAGTgcacaaaacaaaagagaagcGAATAGGCCGGGTAGCTCATGTTCTAGCTCAATTGGCTACGGGTTTTTGGTGTTGTGTGGAGTGGAGGTTGTATGCTCTCCTACGACAATCCAGGACTTGTTAGACCTGCAAAGATGTAATCCGTGTTTTCGTCATTAATTAGAGTTCCCTCTTTAgcctaaaaatagattaaatctCTCTTATATCTAGTGTTCCTCCGGCGTTCCGCCACCGATTACGTAGAAGGTCGTTCTTTGGCCGTTtcacgaaaaaaaaagtcaaattacatatttataaataaaaaataatttataaatataaattttatatacgtgtttgtAGCtgaacaaaagcaaaaactgaaaaaaaataaactacaataaaaaaactccaaaatcaactgtaaatttaatgttaaaaatttaaaattttttgagtggttgaaaatttaaattttagcttataaacgtaAATATAAACCAAAAGACGAGGATGTTAACAAATTTTGCCTCCAAATATATCGTGTCATACGTAACCTACTCACCTCCATTCCTGCTGCATTATTCTGCATTCTGGAGCTTACCCAGAGTCACTATACGGCTATACGCCATACATGATCACCTCTATGAATTGTAGAACGAACCCAGCTGGAAGCACACTTACATGCATGTGGCAAACCGGCCATTTTCTTTTTAGCTCTAGCTCGCTAATGAACAAAAACTGAGTATACTGATTCTGAACGAtgtgcagcagctgcagctatAGCTGTGAGTTCACCTCTTCTACTACATAATGTACACCAACTCTGTCTCTAGAACACATGGAGGACAAGAAATCATGGGGCTTTGGCTACCAGCTGCATCCGGAGCTGATCCCTAGGATCACGTTGCAgcattatattaattaatcacaccGTCGGAATATTGTTGATGAGATCATGATACCATAGGAGTATACTCAGATGAACAAGCTAGCTGACTTCTGAACAAAATGGCTGGAAGCCCACAAAGCTAGTAGTCTGCATCAGACAAAGGTAGCAACATGCATGATTTGGGTTCCATGATTTAATGTGCTAAGCATGCTAAATTCTTTAATCATACGagtttaaataaa
It encodes the following:
- the LOC102703617 gene encoding cortical cell-delineating protein-like, with product MASTKVAPLLALSILLLAVAVHGCEPHCSGGGRPVIPTPPVVPTPSYHRHGRCPIDALKLRVCANVLGLVGVKIGAGPDDCCPLLDGLVDLDAAVCLCTAIKANVLGLNLNVPVDLSLILNHCGKICPSDFTC
- the LOC102714410 gene encoding cortical cell-delineating protein-like, with translation MASTKAAPLLALSLLLLAVAAVHGCEPHCSGGRPVIPTPPVVPTPSYHRHGRCPIDALKLRVCANVLGLVGVKIGAGPDDCCPLLDGLVDLDAAVCLCTAIKANVLGLNLNVPVDLSLILNHCGKICPSDFTC